A section of the Pedobacter sp. HDW13 genome encodes:
- the argG gene encoding argininosuccinate synthase translates to MKKVVLAFSGGLDTSFCCIYLAKDRGLEVHSVIVNTGGFSDEELQEIEKRAYALGVKSHAVVDETEGYYEDCIKYLIFGNVLKNATYPLSVSAERVSQATAIANYVKKIGADYVAHGSTGAGNDQVRFDMIFNILIPGVEIITPIRDLKLSREAEIEYLAGHGVEYSAEKARYSINKGLWGTSVGGKETLTSNETLPETAWPTQVSETESRKIELTFEKGELVAIDGEKLAPVRAIQKLQAIAQPFGIGRDIHVGDTIIGIKGRVGFEAAGPVIIIKAHHTLEKHTLTKWQLSWKEQLSSFYGNWLHEGQFHDPIMRNIEAFLADTQKFVSGKVFVELLPYRFQIIGIESNHDLMSNKFGSYGEMNNAWSGEDVKGFSKIFGNQVMIWHKVNGEEA, encoded by the coding sequence ATGAAAAAAGTTGTTTTAGCATTTAGCGGAGGATTAGATACCTCATTTTGCTGTATTTACCTGGCAAAAGACCGTGGATTAGAAGTTCACTCGGTGATTGTAAATACTGGTGGTTTCTCTGATGAGGAATTACAGGAAATTGAGAAAAGAGCCTATGCTTTAGGAGTGAAATCGCATGCTGTGGTAGATGAAACAGAAGGTTATTATGAAGATTGTATTAAATACCTGATTTTCGGTAACGTATTGAAAAATGCTACTTACCCACTTTCTGTTAGTGCAGAACGCGTAAGTCAGGCTACAGCAATTGCTAATTATGTAAAGAAAATCGGTGCTGATTATGTAGCACATGGCAGTACTGGTGCAGGTAACGACCAGGTTCGTTTCGATATGATTTTTAATATCCTGATTCCAGGTGTTGAAATTATTACCCCAATCAGGGATTTAAAATTATCGCGTGAAGCCGAAATCGAATATTTAGCCGGCCATGGTGTTGAGTATAGCGCTGAGAAAGCAAGATATTCAATTAACAAAGGCTTATGGGGTACTTCGGTAGGTGGTAAAGAAACTTTAACTTCTAACGAAACTTTACCTGAAACTGCATGGCCAACGCAGGTTTCAGAAACCGAATCGCGCAAAATTGAGCTTACTTTCGAAAAAGGTGAACTGGTTGCTATTGATGGCGAAAAATTAGCGCCGGTAAGGGCTATCCAGAAATTACAGGCTATTGCACAACCTTTTGGTATTGGTCGCGATATCCACGTAGGCGATACCATTATCGGTATTAAAGGCCGTGTTGGTTTCGAGGCCGCTGGTCCTGTAATTATCATCAAAGCACACCACACTTTAGAAAAACATACTTTAACCAAATGGCAGTTAAGCTGGAAAGAGCAATTATCTTCTTTCTATGGTAACTGGTTGCACGAAGGTCAGTTCCACGATCCGATTATGCGGAACATTGAAGCATTTTTGGCTGATACACAAAAATTTGTGAGCGGTAAAGTGTTCGTTGAACTATTGCCATATCGTTTTCAGATTATCGGTATTGAATCTAACCATGATTTAATGAGCAACAAATTTGGTAGCTACGGTGAAATGAACAACGCCTGGAGCGGAGAAGATGTTAAAGGTTTCTCTAAAATTTTCGGTAATCAGGTAATGATCTGGCACAAAGTAAACGGAGAGGAAGCATAA